A genomic window from Nicotiana sylvestris chromosome 11, ASM39365v2, whole genome shotgun sequence includes:
- the LOC104237165 gene encoding FAD-linked sulfhydryl oxidase ERV1, with protein MSENPLQLLFKTYEKVSNSIQSQLAHFISVPKPPSSHNDDHSFSLVLSSSSSTNLPPSKSPTSQHSELPKQEKNAGPVTKEDLGRATWTFLHTLGAQYPDKPTRQQKRDVKELMAILSRMYPCKECADHFKEVLRANPVQAGSQAEFSQWLCYMHNVVNRSLNKPIFPCDRVDARWGKLDCEQRACDLQGTDKFWP; from the exons ATGTCTGAAAATCCATTGCAGCTTCTGTTCAAAACATACGAGAAAGTATCAAACTCTATCCAAAGCCAGCTTGCTCATTTCATATCTGTCCCAAAACCTCCTTCATCTCATAATGATGACCACTCCTTCTCTTTGGTGCTCTCTTCATCTTCTTCCACGAATCTACCTCCTTCAAAATCTCCAACTTCTCAACATTCTGAATTGCCCAAGCAG GAGAAAAATGCTGGCCCAGTGACTAAAGAAGATCTTGGAAGAGCTACTTGGACTTTTCTTCACACTCTTGGAGCTCAG tATCCAGACAAGCCAACCAGACAACAAAAGAGGGATGTGAAAGAACTG ATGGCAATATTATCTCGCATGTACCCTTGCAAAGAATGTGCAGATCACTTCAAAGAAGTTCTAAG AGCAAATCCTGTACAAGCTGGATCTCAAGCTGAATTTTCACAATGGTTATGTTACATGCACAATGTGGTAAATAGAAG TTTGAACAAGCCTATATTTCCATGTGATCGAGTTGATGCACGATGGGGCAAGCTTGACTGTGAACAACGTGCATGTGATTTGCAAGGGACTGATAAATTTTGGCCATGA